The DNA sequence TCGACGACCTCTAAAAGGATATCGATGCTCCAAGCAGAGAGAATCATTTTCTTTTCTTTGGCAGCGACAAAACAATCTTCCATAGCGTGGGCCAATTGGACAATTCCATTCAATGAAACTACCCTTGCAGCTCCTTTAATGGAGTGAGCCGCCCGCATCAATGTATTTAAAATTTCTGTTGATTCGGCATGCTCTTCGAGAAAAACTAACCCCGTATTGAGCACTGTTGTTTGTACTTGTAATTCAGTCAAAAAAATTTCTAACATGGCTCGTTCAAGTACAAGCTCTTGCCCAACTTCTTGACTTACATTTCTTAACGGGGAAGGAGGCGAAAATTCTTTAACAATCGGCGTTGGTTGAGGCTCTTTTAAGGACTTTCTCGTAAAGCTTTGTGCGACTTGATGAGCCAATTCTTGAGCCTTTTTTTCCTCTGCTTTTAGCCAGGTTGACAACTGCGCTGACTCAATTTCACAAAATTTCTGCAAAAAATTTAATGTCTCATCCAAAACGGGATTGTCAATTAATGGCTCGTATTGATTGGATTCTTGTACATGCTTAAATAGAACTTCTAATGACTTCATCAATTGAAATAAAACATCTTGCTGAATCAGATTGGCTTCTGCTTTCAATTCATGTAAAATCGTGCCAGGCTTATAGGGAATGTCAAAGTCTTCTCTTTTTCCATCTTTAATCTGTTTGACATATTTTTGAATTTGACTTAATCGCCCTTTTAAGTCTTTTCTAAATAGCTCTAATACGGGGAGGTTCTTTTCCTCCGATGGATTCATAAAATACTCCTTTCAAGACTATGAAAAAGAAGATCCGAGTCAATATAAGCCACATTTTTATTCTGCCATTTAAACACACCTTGAAGATAATTAACATTAGAGCGCATGACTGTAACGGGCACATTTTCTAAAATGCGACGGTCGAAATGATGCACTCCAAAAACTTCGTCGACAGGAAAAACCCATCGCTTGTTAGCTTGTTCAATGGCCAGCATGCGGCTAGCAGGAAAAGCCTTAGATTCAATCGGTTCGTGGGTTAATTCAATGTTTAAAAAAACATGCATGTTAACACCCATCCAAAGCTGCCCACGAAAGTTGACCGTGCCTAAAAAAGCAGGGTATGTAACGTGTGGGATGGAGTGAAATGGTCGGCGGTTGGTCACTTCTACAAGTACGAATGTTGAAAGCGCAAGCCATTCATTTGAAAGGCGAAAAATCACTGCGGACTCTTCAGCGACGATTTTTTCTCTTTCTTTAGGTCTCATCAATAAGTCGGTCCATTCCTCAATATAGCTTTCCTCGGGAACTCTATCTAGCAATTTATTTGCAGATACCGCTCCACGCTGATGATCTAATCCTGGAAATCCAAATTCATCTAAAGATTCAACCATATTTCAATCCGATGAATAAAACGTTAGCCGTTTTTTTCTTTTAGTTTTTTCTCTATTTTTTCCGCTCGCTGATAAAGTAAAAAGGCATCATCTTTTTCTCCTTTTATCTCAAGGAGTAAAGCTAAATAGGTCAAGGCTTGGTAATGATTAGGATTGAGATAAATCGATTTGCGATAAAAAGCTTCAGCCTCATCATTATGTCCGATTGCCTGGTGAAGAACTCCAAGCAAATAATAAGCATCCGCGTTTGCACCATGGGTCTGAACAAAAAGCTGACATGTCTGCATAGCCTCATCAAGCTCACCTTTATCTGCATGTTGAAAAGCTTGTTTAAGAAGATCTTTTTCCACATGTCCATTATTTTGAACCATGGTCGCTAGGCCTTCTCTAAACTTAAAGCTATTTTTCGAAGAAAAAGAGGGTGTTTTTTTGGCTATCTTTGCTTCAATTTTTTGCGTAGATTTCTTTCTAAAAGCACAAACTCCTGGATCCGCTTCAGGCAAAAAACCGTGCGTACGAAGCAACTCTGTTTCAGCTGGAGCCACAATAAGAACACCGTTCTCTTTTAAAAGATGATCCATTAAAAAAATGACATTTTCTTGAGCCTTAGGATTTAAATAAATCAGCAGGTTGCGGCAAAAAATGACATCATACAATCTTTTTTTAAGAAATAAATCGGAGTTCACCAGATTATCGTGCATAAAGTGCACTTGAGCTTTTATCTGGTCATCAAGATGATACAGGTTATTTTTCAATTGAAAGTAGCGTTGTTGAAAAAAGAGGTCTTGCCCCCGAAAAGAGTTATTTTTGTACCTCCCCTGCAAGGCCTTTACGAGAGAGCGATTGCTAATATCAACGGCATCAATCCGAAAATCAGAGGGAAGCAATTGTTTATCAAAGAGAGCCATGGCAATGGAATAGGGCTCTTCTCCGGACGAGGCTGCCGCACTCAAAATGAGAATGGGGCTATTTCCTTCTTCACATTTTTTCTTAGCAAGATCGGCAACGTAATCAATTCCTTTCCTTTCTCGAAAAAACCATGTTTCTGAGTTTACAAATAATTCTATAAGCTCTTGAAATTCAGTAGGATTATTTGATAAAAAAGGATAATACTCCTCGACAGGAATGGAGAGAGTGGTCAATCTTTCTTGAATACTTTTCTCGAAAAAAGGAAAGCCAAAAAAAGAAAGTTCAATTCCGGTTTTCTCTTCAATGAGGGATTGAATTTTTTTATAAGTTTCAGCGTATGCTTGTTCCATAAACATCCGACTACCCGCTCGTTTTATTTAAAACAATACAGATTCCATCGACTCAAATAATTTGGGAACTTGCACCATACGAATCATGTCGCCGTAGTCATTCAGAACCTTACCTAAGAATGGAAGTTCTTCAATGAGAACCCCTGGATCAACAAAGTCTGATAACTCGCGATCAATTGTTTCCGTAACTTTTTCAGCAATAATTCCCATTGAATGCTGCTTTCCTTCCACCTGATCTGATAAAACAATAATTCGGGTATGCATACAAGCCTGAGAAGGCCTATTTTCGATAAGTTGGCAAAAATCGATAATGGGGATTGGGCTACCTCCAGAATTTAACAATCCGGCTACATAGGGAGGTGTATGAGGAAGCTCTTTTAGTTTTACATTCGGGACAACCTCTACAATGTATTGGCTATCGCAAACATATCTTTCGCGACCCACGTAAAAAAGAAGAAATAACATATAGAGCTCCTCAGACACAACCCTAAGCGACCATGAAATTGCTCATTCCTTAATCATTCGATAATTCTAAGGTTTGTGGCGACCGCTTCCATCTCTTCATCTTGTTCTTCAATAAAAGTTTGAGCTCCTTTTAACAGATAAGCTGCTAAAGCAGTATCACCCTCATAACTCATACATACTTGCATATTTCCATCCGCGGAAGGCGGATCACAGGTGATAAGGACATAACAAGCATGATTTTTTGCTAATTCTTTTGTAATTTGACTTGCGTCCCGACGCTTCATCCCCTCTCCTTAGTAATGGGGTGTCCAAGAAAAAAATGAAAAGAGCATTCTCTAATCATTTCCCAAAGTCTCTAAAAGGCCTCATCGATCCTGATTTGGATCACTATTCGCCACATTAGCCGAAGCGCTGATTTATTACAAAGTCAAAACAAAAATTTTTTCGATCGCGATAGTTTATACCTCCTTCTCATTAGATAAAAGAAAAAAAACATTTGTCAGCAGCTTATTTTATTTATATAGTGCAAATCAAGCAAATCAACTAACTTGGAGTCATCCTGGTGACAAATCACCCTCTACTTTCATACGTCAATTGGATCCAGGGAGAGCAAGAAGACCTGGTTGCGCTTTTGGAAACATGGACAAACATAAACACTTCCTCGTTCAATCTTGAAGGACTCCAGAAACAAACAACCCTCTTGAAAGAAGCCTTTTCGAAATTGGGCGGCCACGTAGAAGAAATTGCTTTGCCACCCTGCGAGCAGATCGATTCTAAAGGAAAATGGCGTCAAAAGCCACTCGGCAAAGCCTTATCCATTATTAAGCATCCAGAAGCCCCTATTCAAGTTTTTTTAGGTGGGCATATGGATACCGTATTTGCTCCAGAGAGTGCCTTTCAGAAAACACAAAAAATCGATCAAAATATTTTGCAAGGCCCTGGCGTCGCAGATATGAAGGGGGGACTTATTATTCTTCTGAAGGCTTTAGAAGCTTTAGAGAAGAGTCCCTTTGCAGGAAAAATTGGCTGGCATGTGTTGATTAACCCAGATGAAGAAATAGGTTCTCCAGGATCTGCTCCACTGATTCGGCAATTCTCCAAAAACAAGCAGCTCGGCTTACTTTTCGAACCTGCTTTCTCCGATGGTTCAATCGTTTCAGCTAGAAAAGGCTCTGCCAATTTTACCGTCATCGCTAAAGGCAAATCAGCACACGCAGGCCGAGATTTCGCCGCTGGACGCAATGCCATTGTGGGGCTTGCACGGTTAATCTGTGAACTCGACGAGCTTAATGACCTTGATCAAAAAGTTACTTTAAATATTGGGAAAGTGGAGGGTGGCGAAGCTGTCAATGTTGTTCCAGATACTGCCTTATGTCGATTCAATATGCGAGCCTCCCTTCCAGAAGAATTTGTGCTCGTCAAAGAAACCATTCATAACATTCTCTCCACGCTAAACGCAAATAAAGAGATTACCCTGACTTTGTACCAACATGGAGAACGCACCCCTAAAATGTTTGATGAAAAACATCAGACTCTCTTCAAAAATTTGCAACAGACAGCTCAGGCTATGGGAGTTGCGCTCACCTGGAAAGCCTCGGGGGGCATTTGTGATGGCAATATCTTGGCGGAGGAAGGGATCCCTTCGATCGACACTTTAGGAGCCATAGGAGGAAATATCCATACACATGAAGAATATATTCTCATCAATAGTCTCGTTCAGCGCGCTCAATTAACAGCTCTTTTTTTGATGCAATTAGAATCACTTTTCAAAGGAAAATTATGAAAGAATCTTCTTCCTTAATTGCGGATGATCTTTATGCTGACCCAAGAATTCTTCAGGCTAAGCAGCTGATTATGGAAGCGGTGACTGATCACCAAAAAAAAATCCAGCATATCGCTCCGCCAAAAGAATTTCTGAAAGCCTATTCTAATCATCTGCTTGCAGAATATGAAGAACTGCGCGGAGGTAAATTATGGTATCCCTTCGTAGGCAGTGGAATTGGAAACGGATGCTTAGTTGAGCTAACAGATGGAAGCATTAAATATGATTTAATTAGTGGAATCGGTGTGCATTATTTAGGTCACAGTTCCCCTTTGTTGATTGAATCCAGTATCGACGCAGCTATTAGTGATACTGTTATGCAAGGAAATCTCCAGCAAAACAGAGATTCCATTGAGCTTGCCCGTATGTTGATTGAGCGTTCCCATATGGATCATTGCTTTTTTTCTTCCTCGGGAGTCATGGCTAACGAAAATGCCCTTAAATTGGCTTTTCAGAAAAAATCACCAGCTTACCGCTTATTGGCATTTGAGCATGCCTTTGCAGGAAGAACGTGGGCGCTTTCTCAAATTACAGATAAGCCGGCTTTCAGGGAAGGACTACCCGCAAATGTTTTTGTGGATTACGTTCCGTTTTATGATCCTGAACATCCAGAAGAAAGTACAGCAAAAGCTTTAGAAGTGCTAAAAACACACTTAAAGCGCTATCCAAATCAATATGCGGCAATGCTGATCGAATTTGTGCAGGGAGAAGGGGGTATTTATCCTGGTTCCACGGCTTTTTTTACACCTCTCTTTAATCTCTTAAAAGAAGCTGGAGTCACGATTATTGCTGATGAAATCCAGACCTTTGGACGAACGCCGCGATTATTCGCTTTTCAACACTTCGGCTTAGATTCTTACATTGATATTGCCACCATCGGCAAACTTTCGCATGTTTGCGCCACACTATTTACCAAGGAATTTAAACCTCGGGCAGGACTCTTAAGCCAAACCTTCACCAGTAGTACAACAGCCGTACAAGCTTCCCTTAAAATTTTGACCGAACTTTTTGAGGGTTCTTACTTTGGTGCAGAAGGCAAGATTATGCAAATACAGGAGCATTTCTTTAAAAATTTTTCTGCGATCGAAAAAAAGTCTCCAGACCTTATAAAAGGCCCATACGGGATAGGAACCATGATAGCTTTTACTCCGTTTGACGGTGATAGCCAGCGCACCGCACATTTTGCTCAGGCATTATTTAAGGCTGGAGTTATGAGCTTTATAGCCGGAACAAATCCTACGCGCATCCGTTTTTTGATCCCTGCAGGAGCCATCAAACCTCATGAAATCGATATCGTCACAAGCATCATTGAACACACATTAATCCAAGAGAAAGAGTGAGCTATGCTTATTGTTCGCCCAATAGAGCTAAAAGATTTATCTGCTTATCAAGAACTTGCTTTTAATGCTTCCATTGGCATTACTACACTCCCTAAAAACAAAACGCTGCTCGAAAAAAAAGTGCATCTCTCCCTTCAATCGTTTCAAAAAAAAACTCTTTTTCCTGAAAATGAACTTTACATCTTTGTCTTAGAAGACACCGATTCAAAGTCTGTGGGAGGGACGTGTGCCATCTTTTCTAAAACGGGCATCCAAGCCCCTGCTTACTACTACAAAGTGATCACAGAAAAGAGGGATTCCCCTTTTCTAGTTGCAGAATCACGGGTCTTACATCCCATTAGCTATGTTTACGGTCCTTCTGAAGTTTGTGGAATTTTTCTTAAAAAAGAGTTTCGAAAAGGTGGTCTGGGTAAACTCCTTTCGTTTACGCGCTTTTTATTTATGGCTTCCTTTCCACATTTTTTTACAAAGACCATTATTTCATCCATTCGAGGACGTATTGATTCGCAAGGAAATTCCCCTTTTTGGAATAGCCTTGGTCATCATTTTTTATCAAAGTCTTTAGATGAAGTATTTCATCTATTAGAAGATCAAAAAATTTCTCACAAAGAAATTATTACGCCTTACCCTGTTCATGGGGCCCTTTTGTCAAAAAAAGCCTGCCAAACAATCGGAAAACCACATATGAATTCGACTCCTGCTTTCAAAATGCTAAAAAATCAAGGGTTTTCAATCACAGATGAAATCGATATTTTTGATGGAGGCCCCAAGTTAATGGCGGAGTTAAGTGATATTCATGCCATCACTAAAAGTCGCACAGGATTTATCAAAAAAATCTCAAGCAATATAGAGAATTCCACCTACTCTCTTATATGTAATCAAAATCATCCTTTTCGGGTTTGCTATGGAGAAGTCTCTGCTAAAAAAGAAGAAGTGACTCTTTCATCTCAAGTTTGTGAAGCTCTGCAACTTGAACAAGGGGATGCGGTACGCTACCTTCACATTCCTAAACATCATTAATCAGGAAAACAATATGCCGAACCAACATCGTTTATGCATTCAAAATAGTTGGGAAAAAGGTTCTGGACCACTTTTTCAATCCTTTAATCCCGCAACAGGAGAGCTTTTGTGGGAAGGAAATGCGGCAGACCGCGAAGATGTCGATCGAGCCATTGGAGCTGCATTACAAGCTTTTGAAGAATGGGCTAATCTCCCGATCAATGAAAGAATCGATTATCTTTTAAGCTTTCGCGATGAACTTGAAGAAGAAAAAAATACCCTAGCTTTAGTGATTGCCCAAGAGACAGGCAAACCTTTATGGGAGTCTAAGGGAGAAGTTGATGCAATGCTCGCCAAAATTGCGATTTCCATCGATGCCTACCAAGTACGTTGCCCAAATACCACACTCCCACAATCGGCAAATGTTGTCAAAACACATCATAAGCCCCATGGCGTCGCCGTTGTTTTAGGACCCTTCAATTTCCCTGGACATCTTCCCAATGGGCACATTATCCCTGCCCTGCTCGCCGGAAATACAATCGTTTTTAAGCCCAGCGAACTGACCCCTCTGGTAGGAGAATTTATCGCCCAGATTTGGCAAAGAAGTGGCTTACCAGAAGGCGTGCTGAATCTTGTTCAGGGAGGACGAGACACGGGTAATTATCTGACAGAGCATCCATACCTCAATGCTCTTTTTTTCACAGGTAGCTGGGAAACAGGAAAAAAACTGTCCGAAAAATTCGCCACACACCCCGATAAAATTTTGGCACTTGAAATGGGTGGAAATAATCCTCTCATCATCGATTCTGTTAAAAATCTCAAAGCTGCAGCCTATACAACCATTCAATCCGCTTTTTTGACAGCAGGCCAGCGTTGTACTTGTGCCAGAAGATTGATTGTGATCGAAAGTGAACAAGGTAGAGCTTTTGTGCATGCACTCGTTGATCTGATGCAAAAGATTCGGGTAGGCCCCTATACAGACGAACCAGAACCATTTATGGGACCGGTTATCCACCTAAATGCCGCGCAAAATTTCTTAAAAAAGCAAGCGTCTTTATTAGAACTTGGAGGGAAAGCGCTTGTAGAAATGAAGCAAATCAAAGAAGGCCTTCCCTTTCTTTCTCCAGGTTTAATCGATGTCAGCGAAGTTCACCATGTTCCAGACGAAGAAATTTTTGGCCCTCTTCTACAGCTAACTTATGCCAAGAATCTATCGGATGCCATTGAAAAGGCTAATCATACTGTTTATGGATTAAGTGCTGGAATACTCACTGATCAAGCCGATCATTTCGACATCTTTTACCGCAAGATTCGGGCTGGAGTCATTAATTGGAATACCCCTTTGACAGGAGCGAGCAGTTCCGCACCTTTTGGAGGAATCGGAAACAGTGGAAATCATCGTCCTAGTGCCTTCTACGCGGCAGATTATTGTAGCTATCCCGTTGCTTCTACCGAATCATGTCTCTTACAAATGCCCTCGAAAATGCCTCCAGGAATTGCGCCATAGGAATCACGATGAACCAAGCATACGAAGTCAATTTTGATGGATTAGTCGGACCCACACATAATTATAGTGGCCTTTCTTACGGGAATACAGCATCTCTACATAATCAAAATCTTCCATCCAATCCTAGAGCCGCGGCTTTACAAGGATTAGAAAAGATGAAAATGCTACATGATTTGGGAATCAAACAAGGAGTCTTCCCTCCCCATGAACGCCCCCACCTTCCCACTCTACGCGTCTTAGGATTTACTGAATCGGAAGACCGTTTAGGGGAAGCCGTTTTTAAAACGTCTCCCGAAATTTTTTTTAATTGTTTTTCCGCTGCAGCCATGTGGACAGCCAATGCAGCAACTGTTTCCCCTTCAGTAGACTCCTCTGACAAGCATGTGCATTTTACCCCTGCAAATCTATGCAGCAAATTCCATCGTTCTTTTGAACACCACACTACTCAAAAAATTCTAAAAACCATTTTCTCTAATCCCATTTATTTTATACATCATGACGCACTGCCTTCTAACTCCTACTTTTCCGATGAAGGCGCCGCGAATCACACCCGTTTTTGCAATGGCTACGGAAATCCTGGAATTCAGCTATTTGTCTATGGAAAATCCAGTTTTCATCCCACTATTATCCAACCCTTAAAGTTTCCCGCGCGGCAAGCGGATGAAGCCAGCTATGCAATTGCTCGATTGCATAAACTCTATCCAAAGCATACAGTCTTTGCGCAGCAAAGTCCTGAAGCCATCGATGCGGGTGTTTTTCATAATGATGTGATCTCTGTAGGAAATCAGCATCTGTTTTTTTATCATGAAGATGCTTTCTTCAGAACAGAAGAGGTGATTCAAGACTTACAAAAAAAAGTTCGAGACATTTGCTTGCAAGATCTCTTTTTAATTAAAGTCCCCAAAAAACGCATTTCTCTTGCACAAGCTGTGAAATCTTATTTATTTAATTCTCAAATTGTTACGCTAGAAGACCAGACCATGACCATTCTAGCTCCGCAAGAATGTCAAATGACCCCAGAAGTTGAGCTTTTCTTACGAGAGCTTTCACAAGAACCGCAAAATCCAATCAATTCCATTCGATACCTTGATCTTAATCAGAGCATGCAAAACGGCGGAGGTCCAGCCTGCTTGCGATTGCGCATTGTGTTGACCGAACAAGAATTGGCCGAAACACATCCGCATGTGTTATTTACTGAAACATTATATCAAAACCTCTCTAAATGGATTCAAAAGCATTATCGAGATCGACTAACTCCTCATGAGCTTGTCGATCCCACATTGATCCAGGAAACACGTCAAGCGTTAGATGAGTTGACTCAAATTTTACAGCTTGGTTCAATCTATTCCTTTCAGCAAAATTAGTCCTTTGATCGCTTTTTTAAGAGTAGCTCGGCAGCCGTTCGGATAGCTTGACTTTGTGTTGGAAAAGGATGAATCGCTTTTGTTAATGCCAGCAATCCATCTTTAGATGCCATCGCCACGCTGATTTCAGCAATCATATCCCCTGCATGTTGGGCCATGATATCTCCGCCGATGATTTCGGATGTTCCCTTTTTCACAATTAATTGCACAAAGCCGATGGTTTCTTCATCCAAAATGGCTCGATCAACATTTGCAAATTCCATAACAAGCGTCTCCACATCAATTCCACGCGCTTGTGCTTCCTGCTGACTTAAGCCCACATGGGCAATTTCAGGAGATGTAAAGGTACACCATGGCACAATTAAGGCATCTTTTTGCCCTTCTCCACCTTTTAATGCATTGGAGACCGCTAAACCGGCCAATTCTTTCGAAATGTGGGTGAATTTATACTTTGAAGTGACATCGCCAATTGCATAAACATGTGGATTTGTTGTTTGGAGGAATCCATTCGTTGAAATTCCCTTACGGCTATCATAACTAATTCCAGCCTGATCTAATCCCAATCCCTCTACAACAGGTGCTCTTCCCACCGCCACGAGGATTTCATCCACGGGAATGCCTGTGGACTGTCCTTCTAGGTATAAAATCTTCTCTTTTCCCTTTTTCTCAACTCGCACCACTTTTGATTGAGTGAAAATTTGCATTCCTTCATTTTCCAATACCTTTTTCAAACGTTCGGTTGCTTCTGGGTAATCTTTTGGTAATAGTGTCGCACTATTTGTAACCACGGTAACCTGAGAACCAAAACGCAAAAAGGCCTGGGAAAGCTCACAACTAATGGGCCCTCCACCTATGACACCTAAACGTTTTGGCAAGGTGGATAATTCGAATATGGTTTGGTTTGTCAAATAATCGGTTTCATCTAATCCAGGAATCGCAAAAGGCGCGGGCTGTGTTCCTGTGGCAATAATCGCTTTTTTAAAGGTGATGGTTTGTCCTGCAACCTCCAACTGATTGGGTCCGATAAAATGACCTGCTCCAAGAAAAACATCCACACCTAGTTTTTTAAAATGTTCGGCTGAATCATGGGGAGATATGGTTGCTTGTAAACGGTGGACTCGCTGCATCACAGCCCCAAAATCGACCTTCCAATCTTTAGGGACCTCGACTCCAAAATATTGCGCATGGCGTACTTCTGCAGCAACACGGGATGAGCGAATCATTGCTTTTGAGGGTATACATCCATAACTTAAGCACTCACCACCAAAATGTTTTTTTTCAACAAAAGCAACTGAAGCATTTAGACTTTTGCCGATTGAGGCTGCCGTCATCCCCCCGGGTCCACCTCCAATAACCAACA is a window from the Parachlamydia acanthamoebae genome containing:
- a CDS encoding arginine N-succinyltransferase is translated as MLIVRPIELKDLSAYQELAFNASIGITTLPKNKTLLEKKVHLSLQSFQKKTLFPENELYIFVLEDTDSKSVGGTCAIFSKTGIQAPAYYYKVITEKRDSPFLVAESRVLHPISYVYGPSEVCGIFLKKEFRKGGLGKLLSFTRFLFMASFPHFFTKTIISSIRGRIDSQGNSPFWNSLGHHFLSKSLDEVFHLLEDQKISHKEIITPYPVHGALLSKKACQTIGKPHMNSTPAFKMLKNQGFSITDEIDIFDGGPKLMAELSDIHAITKSRTGFIKKISSNIENSTYSLICNQNHPFRVCYGEVSAKKEEVTLSSQVCEALQLEQGDAVRYLHIPKHH
- the astD gene encoding succinylglutamate-semialdehyde dehydrogenase yields the protein MPNQHRLCIQNSWEKGSGPLFQSFNPATGELLWEGNAADREDVDRAIGAALQAFEEWANLPINERIDYLLSFRDELEEEKNTLALVIAQETGKPLWESKGEVDAMLAKIAISIDAYQVRCPNTTLPQSANVVKTHHKPHGVAVVLGPFNFPGHLPNGHIIPALLAGNTIVFKPSELTPLVGEFIAQIWQRSGLPEGVLNLVQGGRDTGNYLTEHPYLNALFFTGSWETGKKLSEKFATHPDKILALEMGGNNPLIIDSVKNLKAAAYTTIQSAFLTAGQRCTCARRLIVIESEQGRAFVHALVDLMQKIRVGPYTDEPEPFMGPVIHLNAAQNFLKKQASLLELGGKALVEMKQIKEGLPFLSPGLIDVSEVHHVPDEEIFGPLLQLTYAKNLSDAIEKANHTVYGLSAGILTDQADHFDIFYRKIRAGVINWNTPLTGASSSAPFGGIGNSGNHRPSAFYAADYCSYPVASTESCLLQMPSKMPPGIAP
- a CDS encoding CheR family methyltransferase; translated protein: MEQAYAETYKKIQSLIEEKTGIELSFFGFPFFEKSIQERLTTLSIPVEEYYPFLSNNPTEFQELIELFVNSETWFFRERKGIDYVADLAKKKCEEGNSPILILSAAASSGEEPYSIAMALFDKQLLPSDFRIDAVDISNRSLVKALQGRYKNNSFRGQDLFFQQRYFQLKNNLYHLDDQIKAQVHFMHDNLVNSDLFLKKRLYDVIFCRNLLIYLNPKAQENVIFLMDHLLKENGVLIVAPAETELLRTHGFLPEADPGVCAFRKKSTQKIEAKIAKKTPSFSSKNSFKFREGLATMVQNNGHVEKDLLKQAFQHADKGELDEAMQTCQLFVQTHGANADAYYLLGVLHQAIGHNDEAEAFYRKSIYLNPNHYQALTYLALLLEIKGEKDDAFLLYQRAEKIEKKLKEKNG
- the astB gene encoding N-succinylarginine dihydrolase encodes the protein MNQAYEVNFDGLVGPTHNYSGLSYGNTASLHNQNLPSNPRAAALQGLEKMKMLHDLGIKQGVFPPHERPHLPTLRVLGFTESEDRLGEAVFKTSPEIFFNCFSAAAMWTANAATVSPSVDSSDKHVHFTPANLCSKFHRSFEHHTTQKILKTIFSNPIYFIHHDALPSNSYFSDEGAANHTRFCNGYGNPGIQLFVYGKSSFHPTIIQPLKFPARQADEASYAIARLHKLYPKHTVFAQQSPEAIDAGVFHNDVISVGNQHLFFYHEDAFFRTEEVIQDLQKKVRDICLQDLFLIKVPKKRISLAQAVKSYLFNSQIVTLEDQTMTILAPQECQMTPEVELFLRELSQEPQNPINSIRYLDLNQSMQNGGGPACLRLRIVLTEQELAETHPHVLFTETLYQNLSKWIQKHYRDRLTPHELVDPTLIQETRQALDELTQILQLGSIYSFQQN
- a CDS encoding hydrolase, encoding MTNHPLLSYVNWIQGEQEDLVALLETWTNINTSSFNLEGLQKQTTLLKEAFSKLGGHVEEIALPPCEQIDSKGKWRQKPLGKALSIIKHPEAPIQVFLGGHMDTVFAPESAFQKTQKIDQNILQGPGVADMKGGLIILLKALEALEKSPFAGKIGWHVLINPDEEIGSPGSAPLIRQFSKNKQLGLLFEPAFSDGSIVSARKGSANFTVIAKGKSAHAGRDFAAGRNAIVGLARLICELDELNDLDQKVTLNIGKVEGGEAVNVVPDTALCRFNMRASLPEEFVLVKETIHNILSTLNANKEITLTLYQHGERTPKMFDEKHQTLFKNLQQTAQAMGVALTWKASGGICDGNILAEEGIPSIDTLGAIGGNIHTHEEYILINSLVQRAQLTALFLMQLESLFKGKL
- a CDS encoding chemotaxis protein CheW, yielding MVESLDEFGFPGLDHQRGAVSANKLLDRVPEESYIEEWTDLLMRPKEREKIVAEESAVIFRLSNEWLALSTFVLVEVTNRRPFHSIPHVTYPAFLGTVNFRGQLWMGVNMHVFLNIELTHEPIESKAFPASRMLAIEQANKRWVFPVDEVFGVHHFDRRILENVPVTVMRSNVNYLQGVFKWQNKNVAYIDSDLLFHSLERSIL
- a CDS encoding chemotaxis protein CheW; its protein translation is MLFLLFYVGRERYVCDSQYIVEVVPNVKLKELPHTPPYVAGLLNSGGSPIPIIDFCQLIENRPSQACMHTRIIVLSDQVEGKQHSMGIIAEKVTETIDRELSDFVDPGVLIEELPFLGKVLNDYGDMIRMVQVPKLFESMESVLF
- a CDS encoding aminotransferase class III-fold pyridoxal phosphate-dependent enzyme, whose translation is MKESSSLIADDLYADPRILQAKQLIMEAVTDHQKKIQHIAPPKEFLKAYSNHLLAEYEELRGGKLWYPFVGSGIGNGCLVELTDGSIKYDLISGIGVHYLGHSSPLLIESSIDAAISDTVMQGNLQQNRDSIELARMLIERSHMDHCFFSSSGVMANENALKLAFQKKSPAYRLLAFEHAFAGRTWALSQITDKPAFREGLPANVFVDYVPFYDPEHPEESTAKALEVLKTHLKRYPNQYAAMLIEFVQGEGGIYPGSTAFFTPLFNLLKEAGVTIIADEIQTFGRTPRLFAFQHFGLDSYIDIATIGKLSHVCATLFTKEFKPRAGLLSQTFTSSTTAVQASLKILTELFEGSYFGAEGKIMQIQEHFFKNFSAIEKKSPDLIKGPYGIGTMIAFTPFDGDSQRTAHFAQALFKAGVMSFIAGTNPTRIRFLIPAGAIKPHEIDIVTSIIEHTLIQEKE
- a CDS encoding mercuric reductase, yielding MTDSNAPSQDFAQKIHADIFPSNWKNPKPIETYDLLVIGGGPGGMTAASIGKSLNASVAFVEKKHFGGECLSYGCIPSKAMIRSSRVAAEVRHAQYFGVEVPKDWKVDFGAVMQRVHRLQATISPHDSAEHFKKLGVDVFLGAGHFIGPNQLEVAGQTITFKKAIIATGTQPAPFAIPGLDETDYLTNQTIFELSTLPKRLGVIGGGPISCELSQAFLRFGSQVTVVTNSATLLPKDYPEATERLKKVLENEGMQIFTQSKVVRVEKKGKEKILYLEGQSTGIPVDEILVAVGRAPVVEGLGLDQAGISYDSRKGISTNGFLQTTNPHVYAIGDVTSKYKFTHISKELAGLAVSNALKGGEGQKDALIVPWCTFTSPEIAHVGLSQQEAQARGIDVETLVMEFANVDRAILDEETIGFVQLIVKKGTSEIIGGDIMAQHAGDMIAEISVAMASKDGLLALTKAIHPFPTQSQAIRTAAELLLKKRSKD